The sequence TTTGAGGAACATCCACCCAAATAATCGGATACGGTGTGACAGTTCCATAATTTGGACGACGAATTCCTACGAAATTAGTCAATGTTAGCAATTCATCGATTTTATACCACTTTGGTAAATATTCTACCATGTCTCCGCCAATGATAAAATAGTAATCCGTATCTGGATTATTTTGTGTTAAAGCTTTCATCGTATCATAGGTATAACTTTTTCCCTTACGGAATAACTCGATGGGCTCAACAGCCAAATTATGATTGTCAGCAATCGCAAGTTCCAACATGGCTAATCGGTGTTGGCTATCGATCGTCTTTTTTTCATCCACATGAGGCGGTAAATAAGTAGGCATCAAATAGACTTTGTCCAACCCAAGCTGTTGTTGCACTTGGTCAGCCATCACTAAATGTGCCAAATGAACCGGATTAAAATTCCCGCCTAAAATTCCTACCTGTTTACGCTTTTGAAAAAGCTCAGCTTCTTCCACAATTACTTCTGCTTTTAATGCTGCATTCGTATTTGTCCCCATTTTTCTTACCTCCAAGTTTTAAATTGCTTTAACTTCTTTAGAGATTTTTTGGTATTTTTCGTTAGATGATGGTTTAAATAAAACTAATACACGACCAATGATTTGAACGATATCACAATGGATATCTGCTTTTAACGCAACTGCCACATCTTCAGCAATCTCATCGGTATTTTGTAGTAATGTGACTTTGATCAGTTCACGTTTTTCCAAAGCTTCATTGATTTGTACAACCATCGCAGAATTCAAGCCGCCTTTACCAATTTGAAAAATCGGTTGTAAATGATGTGCTTGACTACGTAAAAAACGCTTTTGTTTTCCTCTTAATTCCACTAATTTTCCTTCTCTCTGTTCTCACTTATGATTAAATCAACGCTTTTCTTCTTAAAACATCCACGCCTTTAGGTGCCCATCCGGCAACTACACATGGTTCTGTTACCGTGATCCAACCAAGTCCAGCAAATACGATATCTGTTTTTTCTTTGATTGAAAATTCAAAACGAACTAACTCTGGAAATTCTGCTACTTCATCTGGACGCGGCGGTTGTAATAATCCGCCAACATGTTTTTCATAAAAGGCATCTGCTGTAGCTAATTTAGTGCGATGAATCGATAAATCATTTGAAACATAAGCAATAAATGAACTACGTTCCCCTTGAATAAAGTCAAATCGAGCTAAACCACCTAAAAATAATGTTTGTTCAGCGTTCAACTGATATACTTTTGGTTTGATCTCTTTTTGCGGCGCAATGATTTTTAAGTCTTTTTTACCTAAGTAATGCGCCATTTGATGGCGATGAATGATCCCTGGTGTGTCGATCAAGAAATGTCCGTCATCCAAAGGAATTTCAATTTTATCTAATGTTGTTCCTGGAAATTGAGACGTTGTAATAACATCTTGAACACCTGCAGTCTGCTTAATGATTTGATTGATTAGCGTTGATTTTCCAACATTGGTCACCCCAACCACATAAACATCCTTACCTTCACGATATTTTTCGATCGTTTCAAGTAAGTTTTCCATTTCCTGAGGTTTCTTGGCACTAGTCAACAAAACATCAACAGGACGTAAGCCTTCTTCATGCGCACGCTCCCTCATCCATTGAATCATCTTAGGTTTCTTTAATGATTTTGGTAAAATATCGACTTTATTTCCTACCATCAAAACTTGATTATCCCCAATAAATCGGTGTAAGCCAGGAATCAACGACCCATTAAAGTCAAAAATATCGACAACGTTCACGATCAAAGCATCTTCTTTGCCCAATTCATTTAACAAACGTAAAAAATCATCATCCGTCAGTTGAACATCTTGAATGTCATTGTAATGTCTTAAACGAAAACAGCGTTGGCAATAAACCTCCCCTGTCTCCATGCCCTTCTCAAACGCAGCCTTTGGCGTATAACCTAGCTCATCTGGCTGTTCTGTTTGAATGATTGCACCGCAACCGATGCAATGAATTGCTTCTTGCTCGCTCATTCTAGTCCGCCTTTCCATATCATATCTGGATGTTTTTTTGCTAAATGTTTCATGATTTTCCGTTCAAAAAATCGATTGATTCTTGTATTCCATCCATCCGTATCAACAATAGGACGAACTAAAATATTTCTGATTCCTGCAGCATTTGCTCCTCTAATATCAGTCATGATCTGATCACCGACCATTACTAATTCTTCTGGTTTCATATTTAGCTTCTTTTGTGCCTCTTTAAACCCTCTAGTTGATGGCTTTAATGCTCTAGATACATAATCTAATTCAAACTTCTCAACTGCTCGTTTAATTCGGCTAGACTTATTATTTGATACTACCACAACTGGAATTCCAGCATTTTTCATTTCTAAGATCCACGTCAATAGCTCTTCTGTTCCATCAGGATTATCCCAAGCAATCAAGGTATTATCTAAATCAGTCAGAACAGCATTGATTCCTAATTTTTTTAGTTGGTTGGGTGTGATTTTGTAAATCGCATCAACCATCCATGTTGGTTTATATTTTGAAAACATATTATCTCCTTAATAGTAAAAGAGGAGCAACATATAGGCTCCCCATTTTGTTATTCGCTTCTTGATTATACGCTATTTTTAATAAAATTTCATCTTTTTATTCTTCTGATACTCATAATCATAACTAAAAACTTTCTCTGCCGAATTAAAGTTTAAAAAAGGGTATGAGATATAACTATAAAAGTTATGTCTCATACCCCTAAAATCCAATAAACGTTACAACTAAAGAAGATACTACACTCTGATTCAACCTTATCAACTTCTATACTCTAAAGCACTATGAGTTGACAATCTCGGAAATATGCTGACGTCCAATTTTCGTAGGCCCTAGCTTATTTTTCAGATTTTAATATTTCGTCTCAGTTGTTTCTTATTTAATTATCTGATTATATTTCATTGACGAAGAAATAATCCACTGTAACATTAGGATTTGATTTTTCTACGTAAAACATGATAAACATACTTTCTTTTAGCGTTTTTGAAACATTAATCAAAGAAAGTTGAGGATCAATCTTATTCAATTTTACAGGCTGTACATTGTAAAAACCAGTCCCATTAGTATCAATTTCACCAATTTTCAATTCATATTTTGGATTTGGATTGATTGACGTCAGGATGATTGTATCCCCTTTAAAAGTTTTTAAAGCATTTGTCTGTTGAATCTCTTCTTTCGTAAATTCAGGGGTGCCAGACTTAAGAAAAGCCATTTCACTTTTTACCGGTTGACTTACAGTTGTTGCTTCTACAGATGTTCCTTGAGTGAATGCACCAAATAATAATACACCCATTACACTTCCTAAAATTGCTAATTTTTTCATCACTTATCTTCTCCTTCTCTAATAAATTATTAACGTTTGGTCAGCTGTACCAAACTCACTCTATATTATCAAAGATATCTACAAAAAAAAGGAGAAATCGTTCTTTGTAACAGTAACTTAAACGTTTAGAAATGTATGAAATTTATAACTAAATTCTCTTTTTATTTTATTACCTTTCTAAATTTAGTACGTTTGTTATATTTTAAAAAATATAGATTTTTTCTAATTTATACATAATTATTTAGTACA is a genomic window of Enterococcus haemoperoxidus ATCC BAA-382 containing:
- the yqeH gene encoding ribosome biogenesis GTPase YqeH produces the protein MSEQEAIHCIGCGAIIQTEQPDELGYTPKAAFEKGMETGEVYCQRCFRLRHYNDIQDVQLTDDDFLRLLNELGKEDALIVNVVDIFDFNGSLIPGLHRFIGDNQVLMVGNKVDILPKSLKKPKMIQWMRERAHEEGLRPVDVLLTSAKKPQEMENLLETIEKYREGKDVYVVGVTNVGKSTLINQIIKQTAGVQDVITTSQFPGTTLDKIEIPLDDGHFLIDTPGIIHRHQMAHYLGKKDLKIIAPQKEIKPKVYQLNAEQTLFLGGLARFDFIQGERSSFIAYVSNDLSIHRTKLATADAFYEKHVGGLLQPPRPDEVAEFPELVRFEFSIKEKTDIVFAGLGWITVTEPCVVAGWAPKGVDVLRRKALI
- a CDS encoding nicotinate-nucleotide adenylyltransferase, yielding MGTNTNAALKAEVIVEEAELFQKRKQVGILGGNFNPVHLAHLVMADQVQQQLGLDKVYLMPTYLPPHVDEKKTIDSQHRLAMLELAIADNHNLAVEPIELFRKGKSYTYDTMKALTQNNPDTDYYFIIGGDMVEYLPKWYKIDELLTLTNFVGIRRPNYGTVTPYPIIWVDVPQMDISSTMIREKIKNGCSTRYLLPDSVIHYIEEKGLYVDGF
- a CDS encoding YqeG family HAD IIIA-type phosphatase, with amino-acid sequence MFSKYKPTWMVDAIYKITPNQLKKLGINAVLTDLDNTLIAWDNPDGTEELLTWILEMKNAGIPVVVVSNNKSSRIKRAVEKFELDYVSRALKPSTRGFKEAQKKLNMKPEELVMVGDQIMTDIRGANAAGIRNILVRPIVDTDGWNTRINRFFERKIMKHLAKKHPDMIWKGGLE
- the yhbY gene encoding ribosome assembly RNA-binding protein YhbY, encoding MELRGKQKRFLRSQAHHLQPIFQIGKGGLNSAMVVQINEALEKRELIKVTLLQNTDEIAEDVAVALKADIHCDIVQIIGRVLVLFKPSSNEKYQKISKEVKAI